The following proteins are co-located in the Cotesia glomerata isolate CgM1 unplaced genomic scaffold, MPM_Cglom_v2.3 scaffold_86, whole genome shotgun sequence genome:
- the LOC123274877 gene encoding polycomb protein Asx-like — MRTMDIEVETSKVDGIGETNPGCSGYSGMVHSKKVIKHALRQQAKRRRKNTTIASGNSRTLPRIVVKPLAPPPAPSPPPPTNDPPLSIPNMQHSIIVEEPAATMREVLASLPGFSLKSSRRRSTKRLSAAAQLEAGLVDLESPASILASTSLRALLNRHTFQGLPPLYQRKLAQLLPAVDRQDAATSGLNNEFFARACLEWRKRLAEGEFTPENQQRLKMEAEKDKNKLDPWKLKHFEPIWGEKREPKFRLGLHCMNEPRTGGAVTRSSLRLRLESTHEQYTPELYQRPVITTEKIEETDAPTRINPPVPETPSINSDTSHESLLKDTTIPEIDNRLEEQPPSDNIVETVITNGIIEKESNEEEYKEELEKLESPLETEIPMETNQTNISEIIEVEIQPEEESKEPEIIPSPSPEEKIHLEEQIIQVLTPVVTEEITTVVTSVTPTMIVTESDLEHSQEFTVGEQIECQSQDECDTITELTMSLSEVSEIQVDVEDHFDAQFDTSRADSDKIFEISECENAAAVESISAHDSVKSDSLILEDHDVINVQINADTISANSADSEPIPDAMEIDSETLQRIHELEVRGEMREAYEEISGCTEEIIYPILEGMEIGSNGSEETDTQEVTEATEDIREQSDIVEINEDEELRDANNYVCSEMLECSWPVDTTVTNNNTTIDDNSSHEDLQVPWPLVAAALDGSVAANITVTTQDECNDTSTTTDSTTSNQQVQVQQQQQQSPFVNETSTESVNCISLPVVQSTPFQSDGMTISAPVTSCLLKNVQTSQSPPIIAFPTLQPIRFVPTRLHASHDNTPTTTLTSTLPTRISTQQHSQTTHHVNVTRSTEEIVQLAQNNMARVNPPNNINIRSNSIPPHQHVQATVSVTTAGHPQSAIVVQHQTPIPVTQSRPIVANMQPQQFTNTNVTARSARSSGPGSYRGSRNGNKEQSSSRSRSSTKEPPGAVNLERSYQICQAVIQSSPNRDQLKAHLKPPPSLLARGDGAFTTNKSGGRTITTVKTQKSHQTSHQHQKHSQNKTQAVMLRQVFATARQPAPIEVTENSNTAVAQLSTNGAGNFGQYILVQRTGVSDGAPRASSAPPLPPQITGIGVGVHLVRGRPASAGEGSHQAVTLKARGTSDGRGNGGAEPGAPGIIMGGDPPPPCECTIRGAMVICRQCGAFCHDDCIGPQRICATCLIR; from the exons ATGCGTACTATGGATATCGAGGTGGAGACGAGCAAAGTTGATGGAATTGGCGAAACTAATCCCGGTTGTTCCGGGTATTCTGGAATGGTTCATAGTAAAAAAGTCATTAAACATGCCTTGCGTCAACAAGCGAAAAGACGGAGAAAAAATACAACAATTGCATCGGGTAATTCACGAACACTTCCTCGAATTGTTGTTAAACCTCTTGCACCTCCACCGGCTCCGTCGCCGCCTCCACCAACTAATGATCCACCGCTTTCAATACCTAATATGCAGCACTCTATAAtag tCGAAGAGCCAGCTGCAACGATGAGAGAAGTCTTAGCAAGTTTACCAGGGTTTAGTCTTAAGTCTAGTAGAAGACGTTCTACGAAAAGACTCTCTGCAGCCGCACAGTTGGAGGCAGGTTTAGTAGACTTAGAGTCCCCAGCTAGTATCCTTGCGAGCACAAGTCTTCGGGCGTTGTTAAACAGGCATACCTTCCAAGGACTTCCTCCGTTGTATCAGAGGAAGCTCGCTCAATTATTGCCTGCTGTCGATAGACaa gATGCTGCTACTTCTGGACTAAATAACGAATTTTTTGCTCGCGCTTGTTTAGAATGGCGTAAACGACTAGCTGAGGGTGAATTTACGCCTGAAAATCAGCAAAGACTGAAAATGGAAGCGgaaaaggataaaaataaactcgATCCTTGGAAACTTAAACACTTTGAGCCTATCTGGGGTGAAAAGAGAGAACCTAAATTTAGACTTGGATTGCACTGTATGAATGAACCAAGAACTGGAGGAGCAGTTACAAGGTCGAGTTTACGCCTTAGATTAGAGTCTACCCATGAGCAATATACGCCTGAATTATATCAACGACCTGTTATAACTACCGAAAAAATAGAAGAGACTGATGCTCCGACTAGAATAAATCCACCGGTCCCTGAGACTCCAAGTATTAATTCTGACACGTCACATGAATCTTTATTAAAGGATACTACGATTCCTGAAATAGATAATAGACTGGAGGAGCAACCACCTAGTGATAATATTGTAGAAACAGTAATAACTAATGgaataattgaaaaagaaaGTAATGAAGAAGAATATAAAGAAGAGTTGGAGAAACTTGAAAGTCCTTTAGAAACAGAAATTCCAATGGAAACtaatcaaacaaatatttctgaaATTATTGAAGTCGAAATTCAGCCTGAAGAAGAATCTAAGGAACCAGAAATAATACCATCACCGAGTCCTGAGGAAAAAATTCACTTGGAAGAACAAATTATTCAAGTACTAACGCCTGTTGTTACAGAAGAAATTACAACAGTAGTTACGAGTGTGACACCGACAATGATTGTAACCGAGTCAGATTTAGAACATTCGCAAGAATTTACAGTCGGCGAGCAAATTGAGTGTCAATCTCAGGACGAGTGTGATACAATCACAGAGCTTACAATGAGTTTATCTGAAGTGTCGGAAATCCAAGTAGATGTTGAAGATCATTTCGATGCACAATTTGATACTTCGAGAGCTGAcagtgataaaatatttgagatATCTGAATGTGAAAATGCTGCTGCAGTTGAGAGTATATCAGCTCATGATTCTGTTAAATCTGATAGTCTTATTCTTGAAGATCACGATGTTATAAATGTTCAGATTAACGCAGATACCATTAGCGCTAATTCAGCAGACTCTGAACCTATTCCTGATGCTATGGAAATTGACAGCGAAACACTGCAACGTATTCATGAACTTGAG gtACGAGGAGAAATGAGAGAAGCCTATGAAGAAATTTCCGGTTGTacggaagaaataatttatcccATATTAGAAGGTATGGAAATAGGTTCTAATGGATCCGAAGAAACTGACACACAAGAAGTAACAGAAGCAACAGAAGATATTCGAGAACAGTCTGATATTGTAGAAATTAATGAAGATGAAGAACTTCGTGATGCTAATAACTATGTTTGTTCTGAAATGTTAGAATGTAGTTGGCCTGTAGATACCACTGTAACTAACAACAATACTACTATTGATGATAATTCA tcacATGAAGATCTTCAGGTTCCCTGGCCTTTGGTTGCAGCTGCTTTAGATGGCTCTGTTGCCGCAAATATTACAGTGACGACACAGGATGAGTGCAACGATACATCAACAACAACCGACTCAACAACGTCAAATCAGCAAGTTCAAGTTcagcagcaacaacagcaATCACCATTTGTTAACGAAACTTCAACTGAGTCAGTCAACTGCATATCTTTGCCAGTTGTCCAAAGTACACCCTTCCAGTCTGATGGAATGACAATAAGTGCCCCAGTCACTAgttgtcttttaaaaaatgttcaaacATCACAAAGTCCGCCCATTATTGCTTTTCCAACTCTGCAACCCATACGATTTGTTCCTACGCGATTACATGCAAGCCATGATAATACCCCAACGACGACGTTGACGAGTACATTACCAACACGAATCTCAACCCAACAACATAGTCAAACTACACACCATGTTAATGTCACTCGCTCAACGGAAGAAATTGTTCAACTGGCCCAAAATAACATGGCTCGTGTTAATCCACCTAATAACATTAATATCAGAAGCAATTCAATTCCACCACATCAACATGTTCAAGCAACAGTTAGTGTTACCACTGCGGGACATCCACAAAGTGCAATAGTAGTTCAACATCAAACTCCGATTCCAGTAACTCAATCTCGGCCGATTGTTGCAAATATGCAACCGCAGCAGTTCACAAATACTAATGTTACTGCCAGATCGGCACGTTCTTCAGGCCCAGGGAGCTATCGTGGTTCAAGAAATGGTAACAAAGAACAAAGCAGTAGTAGATCAAGAAGCTCGACTAAAGAACCGCCTGGAGCTGTTAATTTAGAACGAAGTTATCAAATTTGTCAAGCg gTTATTCAAAGTTCACCAAATAGAGATCAATTGAAAGCTCACTTAAAACCACCACCCAGTCTGCTTGCTCGTGGAGACGGTGCATTTACCACAAACAAATCTGGTGGTCGCACAATAACAACTGTTAAAACACAAAAATCACATCAAACATCACATCAACATCAAAAACATAGTCAAAATAAAACTCAAGCTGTAATGCTGAGACAAGTGTTTGCAACAGCGCGTCAGCCAGCGCCTATTGAG GTGACAGAAAATAGCAATACTGCAGTCGCACAACTTAGTACTAACGGTGCCGGTAATTTCGGGCAATACATCTTAGTACAAAGAACTGGAGTAAGTGATGGGGCACCACGTGCTTCATCAGCTCCACCTTTGCCGCCTCAAATCACAGGAATCGGTGTGGGAGTTCACTTAGTACGAGGTCGACCTGCGAGTGCTGGTGAAGGATCACATCAAGCTGTTACGCTGAAAGCGAGAGGAACCTCAGACGGTAGAGGTAATGGAGGAGCTGAGCCGGGTGCACCAGGTATAATTATGGGTGGTGATCCTCCACCTCCTTGTGAATGTACTATCCGCGGTGCCATGGTTATTTGTCGTCAGTGTGGAGCATTTTGTCATGACGATTGTATCGGACCTCAACGTATTTGTGCGACGTGTCTTATACGCTGA